The genomic segment GCCGTCGGGCGAGGCGCCGGCGACCCGGTGGCGCGGACCGGCCTGCTGCGCGGGGTCCGTCGCGGGGTGGGTCGCAGGGTCGGTCGCGGGGTCGGTCGCAGCGCCGGCTGCGGTGCCGGTCGTCGCGGTCATGCCGGGAGCCCGTCGGGGAAGCGCGCGCGGACGGCCTGGCCGTGCGCGGGCAGGTCCTCGGCGTCGGCGAGCGCGACGACGTGGTGGGCGACGCCGGCGAGCGCCTGCTCGTCGTAGTCGACGACGTGGACGCCGCGCAGGAACGTCTGCACCGACAGCCCGGACGAGAAGCAGGCGCAGCCGCCGGTGGGCAGGACGTGGTTGGACCCGGCGCAGTAGTCGCCGAGGCTCACCGGCGCCCACCGCCCGACGAAGACGGCGCCGGCGTTGCGGACCCGGGTCGCGCGCTCACGGGCGTCGACGGTGTGGATCTCCAGGTGCTCGGCCGCGTAGGCGTCGACGACCTCCATGCCGGCCTCGAGGTCGTCGACGAGGACGAGCGCGGACTGCGGCCCCGCCAGCGCGGTCGCCACCCGGTCGCGGTGCTTGGTGGCCGCCACCTGGACGACGAGCTCCGCCTGGACGGCCTCGGCGAGGGCGACCGACGGGGTGACGAGGACGGCCCCGGCCATCGGGTCGTGCTCGGCCTGGCTGATGAGGTCGGCGGCGACCTCGGACGGGACGGCGGAGTCGTCGGCGAGGATGCCGATCTCGGTCGGGCCGGCCTCGGAGTCGATGCCGATGACGCCCTTGAGCAGGCGCTTGGCCGCGGCGACGTAGATGTTGCCGGGGCCGGTGACGATGTCGACGCCCGGCACGACGAGGGCGCCGTCGGCGTCACGGGCGCCGTAGGCGAACATCGCGACGGCCTGGGCGCCGCCGACGGCGTACACCTCGTCCACGCCGAGCAGGGCGCAGGCGGCGAGGATCGTCGGGTGCGGCAGGCCGCCGAAGTCCTTCTGCGCGGGGCTGGTGACGGCGATCTGCTCGACGCCGGCCTCCTGCGCGGGGACCACGTTCATGACGACGCTGCTCGGGTAGACCGCGAGGCCGCCCGGCACGTAGAGGCCGACCCGCTCGACGGGGACCCAGCGCTCGGTCACCGTGCCGCCGGGGGCGAGCCGGACCGTCGAGCTCGTGCGGCGCTGGTCGGCGTGGACCAGGCGGGCGCGGCGGACCGACTCCTCCAGCGCGGCGCGGACGGTCGGGTCGAGCGCCTCGAGCGCCTCCTGCAGGGCCGCGACCGGGACCCGCAGGTCGGTGAGGCGGACCCCGTCGAAGCGCTCGGTGGCCTCGACCACCGCGGCGACGCCACGGGCCCGGACGTCGTCGCAGATCGGACGGACGACGGCGAGGGCGCCCTCGACGTCGAGCGCGGCGCGCGGCACCACCCCGCGCAGCTCCCGGTGGTGCAGCACCTGCCCCCGCAGGTCGAGGGTCCGGACGTGGCCCGCGACCGGGGTCCGGGACTCCTCGGCGGCGACGGCGGGGTCGGTCGCGTCGCTGGTGGGGGCGGGGACGGCGGGGGCTGTCTGCACCGGCCCATGGTAGGTGGGGCCCCGCCTGGGTAGCGTCGGCCGGGTGAGCAGCAGGAAGCCCGCGGCGCCCGGCGGGACGCCCGCCACGTCGGTGCTGGAGGAGGCCGGGGTCGCGCACACCCGCCACAGCTACGCCCACGACCCGCGCGCGGTCGCCGACGGCGGGTCCTACGGCATGGAGGCCGCGCACGCGCTGGGCCTGGACCCGGCGACGGTGTTCAAGACGCTGCTCGTCGTGCTCGACGGCGCCCCCCGGCCCGGCCTGGGCGTCGCGGTGCTCCCGGTCACCCACCAGCTGGACCTCAAGGCGGCGGCGCAGGCGCTCGGGGTCAAGCGGGCGAGCATGGCCGACCCCCGCACCGCCGAGCGCTCGACCGGGTACGTCGTCGGCGGCATCTCCCCGGTGGGCCAGCGCACCCCGCTCCCGACGGTCGTCGACGTCTCCGCGACCCGGCACGCGACGGTCTTCGTCAGCGGCGGCAGGCGCGGGCTCGACCTGGGGCTGGCGCCGGCCGACCTGGTCCGGGTGACCGGCGCGGTGGTGGCGCCGGTGACCCGCCGCTGAGGTCCGTCGACGACGCCGGACCCTCCCCCGGGCGGCCCCTGTCGGGGCGACCTACCCTGACCGGATGCGGACCACCGTGCCCCTCTTCCCGCTGGGCACGGTCCTGGTGCCGGGGCTGGTCCTGCCGCTGCACGTGTTCGAGCAGCGCTACCGCGTCCTCGTCGCCGACCTGCTCGCCGCCGCGGAGACCGAGCAGCACTTCGGCGTCGTGGCGATCCGGTCCGGGTTTG from the Aquipuribacter hungaricus genome contains:
- the hisD gene encoding histidinol dehydrogenase: MRGQVLHHRELRGVVPRAALDVEGALAVVRPICDDVRARGVAAVVEATERFDGVRLTDLRVPVAALQEALEALDPTVRAALEESVRRARLVHADQRRTSSTVRLAPGGTVTERWVPVERVGLYVPGGLAVYPSSVVMNVVPAQEAGVEQIAVTSPAQKDFGGLPHPTILAACALLGVDEVYAVGGAQAVAMFAYGARDADGALVVPGVDIVTGPGNIYVAAAKRLLKGVIGIDSEAGPTEIGILADDSAVPSEVAADLISQAEHDPMAGAVLVTPSVALAEAVQAELVVQVAATKHRDRVATALAGPQSALVLVDDLEAGMEVVDAYAAEHLEIHTVDARERATRVRNAGAVFVGRWAPVSLGDYCAGSNHVLPTGGCACFSSGLSVQTFLRGVHVVDYDEQALAGVAHHVVALADAEDLPAHGQAVRARFPDGLPA
- the ybaK gene encoding Cys-tRNA(Pro) deacylase — its product is MSSRKPAAPGGTPATSVLEEAGVAHTRHSYAHDPRAVADGGSYGMEAAHALGLDPATVFKTLLVVLDGAPRPGLGVAVLPVTHQLDLKAAAQALGVKRASMADPRTAERSTGYVVGGISPVGQRTPLPTVVDVSATRHATVFVSGGRRGLDLGLAPADLVRVTGAVVAPVTRR